Sequence from the Sphingobacteriaceae bacterium GW460-11-11-14-LB5 genome:
AAAAATGGCAGCTATTTCGAATTATCTTTCAAGTATAAAAAATATTTCTGAGTGATGAGACATAAACTAATTTTTTAGGAAGAGAAGATCCTAAATATTTTACGTTGTTGACTATTTTTTGAAAGGTTTAAATGGTGTTCCCGTGTCCAAAGACTTATCTTTGAGGGTAAAAGGAAAGTATGGCAGTTGTTTTGCTAAGCATGATTAAACACACGAAATGAAAAAGATCAATATTGTAACGGCATCACTGGCCATGCTGGTATTTGCAAGCCTAAATGTTAGCGCACAGATTAAGCTGAGTGATATATTTAAAAAGATAACCGAAAAACAGGGCACCACAACAGCAGCTACCGGAACACCTTCTACTTTTGAAATAGGACAGGGCATTAAAGAAGCGCTACAAATTGGTGTTTCTGCAGGTGCTGACAGGCTTTCGCTAAAAGATGGCTTTTTGGGTAACCTGGCTGTTAAAATCCTGATGCCTCCGGAAGCACAAAAAGTTGAAAAAACATTGCGTAGTATAGGTTTGAACAAACTTTGCGATAATGTGATTGTAAGTTTAAACCGTGCCGCTGAAGATGCGGCTACCGAAGCGAAGCCTATTTTTATATCAGCCATTAAACAAATGACTTTAACCGATGCAACGAATATCCTTTTAGGAAACAAAGATGCAGCTACCGAATATTTTAAAAGGGTAACCACCGCACAATTGATGCAAAAATTTAGCCCGATTGTAACCACCAGCCTGAATAAGGTAAATGCCACCAAGTATTACAGCGATTTAACTACACAATACAACCGCTTGCCTTTGGTAAAACCCGTAAATACCAACCTAACGGAATACGTTACGCAAAAAGCAATAGATGGTTTATTTGTTGAAGTGGCTAAGGAAGAACTCAAAATTAGGGGTAACCTGAGCTCAAGAAGCACTACATTATTGCAAAAGGTATTTGGTTACGCGGATAAGAAAAAGATTTAATCTGTTTAATTGTGGCTCAGGAGGACACGAACTGTAGCGGAAAGAATCAATTGCCTCGGTCTGTGTGCTCACACACCGAAATTAGAAAGTTTGTATTAAGTAAAATATAGCTTCCCGAGCTTATCCGGAACAACAGAGCCAAAAACTATTTGTAAAATTGTACATGATGAAGTTCAACAAACCATTTGCTTTAGCTTGTATTGCAATGGTATTAACTGCTTGCAATAGCAACAAAACCGAAGAAAATGCCAAAGCCGTTTTAGATACTGTTTCGTTAAGCAGTAAAAATTTCGCGCTGGCTTATCAGGATGGAGATAAAATTGTAGCCACAAGTATTGATACGATGAAACAGATTTCATTTGGTGGCGCTACCGATCCGGCGATTTCCCCGGATGGAAATAAACTGGCCTATACCCTGAGCGATTCTACCGGGAACAGGTCAATTTGGATTGCCGATATGGAAAACAAAAGCCAGGGCAAATTGCAGGTAAACAGCCATAATTATTATCAGGCCATGTGGTCGGCTGATGGAAGCGCGATCGCTTTCAATATTTTTAACAGTAAAAACCTATGGAAGATAGGCGTAATTAAAACCGATAACTCGGGATATGTGATGCTCGATAGTGCATCTAAAATAAATGTTTATGCCCCAACCTGGAAAAATGAAAAGGAAATCATCGGGCAGGACCTTAATAACCTGTACACCTTTGATCTAACAGGAAAGTTAATCGATACCAAACCGATAGCCGATTTGATCGGGAAGGAATTTTCCATCGCAAGTAGTAATCGTTTCTTTTATACAAGAGATGGAGCCAAACTGATTTTTAATGCAGGGAATAACGATGTTCTGGACGGATTGACAGGACCGAGTGAAGCCGTTTATGTTTTAGATCTGGCCAGTAAAAAAGTAACGCGGATTTCGCCAAAAGGTATAAATGTTCCTTATGTTTTTCTTACTGCCGATGACCGGATCTTTTACAGCGGCGCTGAAAAACCTTTCACACAGAGCAAAATATATGTTGCTGATTTAAACGGGAATGTTAAAACGATAGTGGATAAAGGAAACAATCCAACGGGTGCATTGAAATAATCCGCATGATCATGCCAAATAAAACAAGAATTGTTATTGTAGGAATTGGTGGCGTGGGTGGGTATTTCGGAGGTTTATTGTCTAAGAAATACAGCAGTGCAAATGATGTGGAAGTTGTTTTTGTTGCCCGCGGCGAACATTTAAATGAGATACAAAAAAAGGGTTTAACGGTAATAAACGGCAACGAAAGTTTTATCACTCAGCCATTTTTAGCTACTGATGATTATGGTAAGATTGGCCTGGCCGATTATGTGATCATCTGCAGCAAAAGCTACGATTTAACACAAACCATCGAAAAGTTAAAACCCTTAATTAACCGCAAAACGGTATTATTGCCACTTTTAAATGGCGTTAGTGCAAGCGATCAAATTTTAGAAACCCTGCCACATGCAAATGTTTTGAAAGGCTGTGCTTTTATCGTTTCCAAAATCAAATCACCCGGCATCATCGAAAATTCCGGCAATATTCAAAAACTGTCTTTTGGGATGGATGGGCCACTTAGTGATGCGGTTTTACAGCTGAAAAATTTAATGTTTGATGCCGGAATCGATGTAACGGTTTCGGATAAAATCTCTACCGCCATCTGGGAAAAATTTATATTTATTTCTCCTACGGCCACTTCCACCTCTTATTTCGATAACACCATTGGAAAGGTACTGGAAGAAAATCTTCAAACGGTCATGAAGTTAATTGAAGAAGTGAAAAACCTTGCCCTGGCTAAAGGCGTAAGCATCAGTGGTGACATTTCGGATAAAACATTAAATACGATGAAATCGATGCCCTATGAGGTTACTTCATCCATGCACCGCGATTATCTCAACCAAAAACCGCAAACAGAAGTAGAAGCATTAACAGGCTACATCGTACGCGAAGCCGAAAAACTTGGCATGGCTACGCCAACTTATCATAAACTGTACGAAGGATTGCTCAAAAGAAAACCATTGTAAGTCGCTAAAAATCAGGTTGATTTGATCAAAAATGCCGATTTTATGAAAAAAGTAAAGAAAATTTAAAGTAATATTGAGTTTCATCCGTTTACTGGGTTATTAAGCAAAATTTAGTGCCAACAAACGAACCTCAAAATATCATTTCAACGGTTGCCAATTATGGTAAACGCTTATTCAGTTTCATCCGTGGAAGGGTGAATACGGATGAGGATGCAGAAGATATTTTACAGGATGTTTGGTTTCAGCTCAGCAACCAACCCGAAGCAGGTGCCATCGAGCAGATCAGTGGCTGGTTATATCGGGTGGCCAGAAATAAGATCACCGATAAATACCGCAAACAAAAAGAAGAATCGTTAGAAGATTTTACTTTCGAAGGGGAGGATGGTGAAATCAATTTTAAAGAAATTTTACTAGCTGAGGCTTACTCACCCGAAGAAGAGAGTTTAAAGAAACTATTCTGGGATCAATTGTTCTTGGCGCTTGAGGAGCTGCCCGAAAATCAACGTTATGTATTTGTTCAGAACGAACTCGAAGAACGTACCTTTCAGGAGCTGGCAGATGAGAGCGGAGAGAATATCAAAACATTAATATCAAGAAAAGGTTATGCGGTAAAACATTTGCGTAACCGCTTACAAAATTTATATCAGGAATTTATTAACTATTAAATTTACAGACATGATGAATAGAAATTTTAATCGCGGTAAGAAATTCATGTTCTTTTTCCCTGTAGCGGTGCTTATTGCAGCGGTACTGGGTTACGTAGTTATGTCTTTATGGAACTGGATTTTGCCGGAAGTAGCCCATGCAGGGCGGCTTAATTATTGGCAGGCCCTTGGTTTGCTCGTGCTTTGCAGAATATTGTTCGGAAATTTCAATAAAGGAGGGCATGGTGGCGGCGGTTTCCGTGAGCGTGCCCGGGGAATGCGGGCCAAATGGGATTCGATGAACGAAGAGGAGCGGGCAAAATTTAAAGAAGAATATAAACGGAGATGTGGCGGATGGGGCCACCACCGAAATAAGGAATAGGCAAAGGCTCCGAAGAAATTCGGAGCTTTTTTGTTTTATCTATTTCTCCGTTATTCTGAACATCGTGCAAGCCTCTCCGCGAATCGTCATCTCGACCGCAGCAACGCGGAGTGGAGAGATCTATCAAGATAGATTTTTAGTAGAGTGGTCCGTCTTTCCCGCGCAGGCGGGAATCTTAAAGCGCTTGCATTACGATTCCCAATCGAGTTGGGAATGACGACTCCTGGTAGGCTAACATTATTTATTCTATCGGTTGGTGTCTCACCGACCGAAAGGGTAACGACTAAAAGATCCTTCATTGCATTCAGGATGACAAAATTCTTTAGTCAATAAAAAAATCAAAATAATTTAAAGTAAAAATAAAGGTTCGCCGTCTTCCTATATAAATAACAAAAACAACAGTGTTGGTAACTCAACTCATTTACGGTGAATTGATTACCATGCTTTAAAATTATAAGGAATGAAAAAAATATTAAAAACCATAGGATTCGGGATTGTACTTGGTACAGTCGCTTTCTTCATACCATTTGTATTCAAATTTATATTGGCCATCATGCTGATCGGTTTAATGTTCAGGATTTTTATCGGCGGGAGACGCCATTATTTCCATAACCGCTTTAACGGCTTCGAAAATTATTATAACCCTATTGTACCGATTGATAACCAATGGTACAGACCAACCGTACAAGGCAATGGAACAGTTAACAATATTAACATAAATGATTAAGCGCCATGAGAACATTTAGAATATTACTGGCACTGGCTGTTGCCGCAGGAACTTTTTACAGCTTAAATGTACTGGCCGTTCAGAATGGATACCGCGATCGGTTAGATTTTAAAAACAGGCATTATCATGATGATTGCCAGCAAGAACATCATAGAAACCATAATTACAGTCACCACAGCAGAAAAATGGACGATACCATGATTACACCTGTTGACAGTATAAATCCATTAAAAAGATAGCGTTATGTCACAGGTACTTTTTTTAAGCGATCCATCTCAGTCTGATGTCAAACCGATTTTGGGCATGGCAAACGAACTGATTACCCGGGGGGAGAAGGTAACTTTCTTTAGCTCGGATGAGTTTAAAGCCCCTATAGAACAAATTGGTGCAGACTTTAAAGCCTACAACAAAGAACTGAATATTTTTCAGGGGAAAAAGGCTATTGATGAAGAAGAGAAACCTAAATCGGGATTGATCAGCGCACTTCTTGAGCCCATGAAATTTATCGATGATATTTTGGTTCAGATAAGGGGTTTAAAATTTGACTATGCCGTTTTCTCGCCGGCATATCCCTACGCAAATATCATCACGCAGCTGTTGGGTATCCCTAAAACGGAGCAGGCAGTTTACAACTAATATTGGCTTAAGCCGATGAATTAATAAAATAAAATAACAATTAAAATTAAATAAAATGTACAACGAACATAGATGCCATTCGGGCAAGATGCATGGTCGCTTCGGCGCAGGAGAGGGAAGATTTGGAAGACACTTTGGTGGTCCTTTCGGTCACCATAAACACGGTATGTTTAACCAGGGCTTTAGAAAAGTGCCTGTAAACATAGAAGAAACAGAAAGCAGCTTTATTATTGAGCTTTTTGCACCGGCTTTGGTTAAAGAGAACTTAAAAGTGACTACCAAAGACGATGTATTAACCGTTTCTTACCAAGCGAAAGAAGAAGCCGATTCAGCTAAAAAGTATAGCCGTAGAGAATATAGCAACGGCACTTTCGAAAGGGCTTTTGGCTTAAACGGAAAGGTTTTAGCAGAAAATATTTCAGCCAGTTATGCTGATGGAATTTTGAAGGTTACACTACCTAAAAACCCTGAAACGAATACACCAGAGAAAGATATTCTGGTAGACTAAGTTTCGTCTATTATAATTTCCAGGCCCCGATTGTTTTAAAGCAGTTGGGGCTATTTTATTTAATTTCAACAGGCAGGAATACATTCGATATTGCTTTTCATATTACCAGGCAAAGGGATATTGAAATGCAGTTTGCTATTAGCGGTATTTTAAGGTACTTTTGCTAAAAGACATAAACACAATAGATTGAATTTTAACGACTTTAATTTTAACCCCGATTTATACGAAGGTTTAATGGCCATGGGGTATAAAAGCGCTACTCCAATACAAGAACAAGCCATCCCGGTAATTTTAGATAATCATGATCTGATTGCCTGCGCGCAAACCGGTACCGGAAAAACAGCCAGCTATTTATTACCCGTAATGGATAAAATTAGCAAAGCGGCTGACAGACATAACAATACCTTGATCCTGGCTCCAACACGTGAGCTTGCGCAACAGATTGATTTACAGGTAGAGGCGCTGGCTTATTTTACCAATATCAGTTCATTAGCAGTTTACGGCGGCGGAGATGGTATTGCCTATGAACAGCAAAAACGTTCTATGCGCGAAGGCGTAGATATTATTATTGCTACTCCGGGCAGGCTAATGGCACATTTATCTTCAGGCGTGCTAAAACTGGAACATTTGCAGCATTTGATTTTAGATGAAGCCGATAGGATGTTGGATATGGGTTTTTACGACGATATTATCCGCATTATTAGCTACCTGCCAAAGAAAAGGCAAACGCTTTTATTCTCCGCTACAATGGCACCGAAAATAAGGACTATGGCGGGCAAGATTTTGCACGAACCGAAGCAGATTACCATTTCAATTGCTAAACCTGCTGAAGGAATAGATCAACAGGCCTATAATATTCATGATCAGCAGAAACAGGCTTTATTAACCGATATTTTTAAAAGCGGACAATATAAAAGCAGCATTATTTTTGTTTCGACCAAGGATAAAGTAAAAGCTTTATTTAAAACTTTTAAAGGATTAGGCATCAAAGCCGAAGCTTTTCACTCCGATTTGGGGCAGAAAGAACGCGAAGATATTTTACTGGCTTTTAAAAACCGCAGGTTGCCAATTTTAATTGGAACGGATGTATTATCCCGCGGAATCGATGTAGAGGGAATCGACCTGGTCATCAATTATGATGTTCCCGGCGATCCGGCCGATTATGTACACAGGATTGGTCGTACCGCAAGAGCTGCAACCAAAGGAACAGCTATTACATTGGTTAACGGAAGAGATAAACGTAAATTCGATAACATTGAAAAGTTAATTGAGAAGGAAGTTCCCCGGATGCCATTGCCAGAAAGTATAGCTGCAATGGAAATTACACATGTGGAGGAAAAAAAACCGCAGCATAAAGGCAAGAAAAAGGTTTGGCACAAAAAGAAAAAACCAAAACCTTCTGCTTAAAAATGTAAAATGTAATATGGATGATTGATCTAGCGATAGGAGATTCATCCATTTGCTTTTAACCTGTGCTCCATCATTGATTTTTGCTTTGTGATGTTTAACGAACATTTATCGAGTTCAAGTTTTTAGATTAATTCCGAGCTATTCAAATGGCAAACTTCATTCTTATCGGTTTATGCATTGTGGCGGGGATTCTTTTCAGAAAAAGTAAATCGCTTCCCAAAGATGCACACAAAGGCATTAACGCTTGGATTATCTACATTGCGCTGCCAGCAGTTTCGTTTAAATATCTGCCACATATTACCTGGACTAAAGACCTATTGTTTCCAGCACTGGCACCAATTTGTATCTGGCTATTTGGCTGGTTGTTTATCACGCTTTATAGCCGCATCCAGAATATGAGTAAAGCCACTTCAGGCGGCTTAAAACTAACCAGTTCTTTAAGTAATACTTCATTTGTAGGTTTCCCGTTAATTGTGGCCTATTTTAGTGAAAAAGAACTGGCTGTAGCCATAATCTGCGATCAGGTTACCTTTACGCTTTTGTCTACCATTGGCATTATTGTAGCCATCCGCTCATCACAGCATCAAAAGTTAAGCCCGAAACTGGTGCTGAAAAAAGTATTAACCTTTCCGCCGCTTATTGGTTGCGTTTTGGCGCTAAGCCTCCCACATTTTATTAATCTTTCTTCACTTGATCCGTTATTCGAGAAACTGGCTGGTACGGTTGGGCCGCTGGCGCTGTTTTCAATCGGTTTACAGCTAAAATTTGGCGGTTGGTTCAGTGAACTAAAACACATCAGTTTTGCTTTATTATACAAACTGATATTAGCGCCACTGGTTGTTTTGCTTCTGGCACTTGTTTTAGGTATGAATGGCATGATAACCAAAATAACCATTTTCGAAATGGCTATGCCAACGCTATTAACTGCAGGTGTGGTAGCCGATCAGTATAATCTTAACCCTAAGCTTTCTAATCTGGTTGTTGGGATCGGGATTTTATTGTCTTTTATGACCACGGGTTTATGGTGGCTGGTATTGACCTACTCGGGTTTAGTTTAATTTATCCCGTTTTTAACCACAAAGTACGCGAGCGCAGAGGAAGTCTTATGCGCTTAGTTTGATTAACATTTACCCCCCGTGATCAATTTTAACACAATTTCTTACCACGATCGTCATGCTGAACTCGTTTCAGTATCTTTCTTGCTAGGATAGGCCCTGAAATAAATTACCTTCGGTGAGCTCGCTTAAAGCTCGGGTTACTGCGTAGCTTTCCGCTGCGCTACAGGTCAGGGTGACGACCATTAGGTCTTGCGAAAACCTTCGTGTTCTTTGCGGTTAAACCCAACAAAAAAGCCGCAAAATTTCTTCTGCGGCTTCCTGAATAATTTAGGTTTAATTACAACGCTAATTTT
This genomic interval carries:
- a CDS encoding ATP-dependent RNA helicase; amino-acid sequence: MNFNDFNFNPDLYEGLMAMGYKSATPIQEQAIPVILDNHDLIACAQTGTGKTASYLLPVMDKISKAADRHNNTLILAPTRELAQQIDLQVEALAYFTNISSLAVYGGGDGIAYEQQKRSMREGVDIIIATPGRLMAHLSSGVLKLEHLQHLILDEADRMLDMGFYDDIIRIISYLPKKRQTLLFSATMAPKIRTMAGKILHEPKQITISIAKPAEGIDQQAYNIHDQQKQALLTDIFKSGQYKSSIIFVSTKDKVKALFKTFKGLGIKAEAFHSDLGQKEREDILLAFKNRRLPILIGTDVLSRGIDVEGIDLVINYDVPGDPADYVHRIGRTARAATKGTAITLVNGRDKRKFDNIEKLIEKEVPRMPLPESIAAMEITHVEEKKPQHKGKKKVWHKKKKPKPSA
- a CDS encoding RNA polymerase subunit sigma-24 — translated: MPTNEPQNIISTVANYGKRLFSFIRGRVNTDEDAEDILQDVWFQLSNQPEAGAIEQISGWLYRVARNKITDKYRKQKEESLEDFTFEGEDGEINFKEILLAEAYSPEEESLKKLFWDQLFLALEELPENQRYVFVQNELEERTFQELADESGENIKTLISRKGYAVKHLRNRLQNLYQEFINY
- a CDS encoding transporter; amino-acid sequence: MANFILIGLCIVAGILFRKSKSLPKDAHKGINAWIIYIALPAVSFKYLPHITWTKDLLFPALAPICIWLFGWLFITLYSRIQNMSKATSGGLKLTSSLSNTSFVGFPLIVAYFSEKELAVAIICDQVTFTLLSTIGIIVAIRSSQHQKLSPKLVLKKVLTFPPLIGCVLALSLPHFINLSSLDPLFEKLAGTVGPLALFSIGLQLKFGGWFSELKHISFALLYKLILAPLVVLLLALVLGMNGMITKITIFEMAMPTLLTAGVVADQYNLNPKLSNLVVGIGILLSFMTTGLWWLVLTYSGLV